A window from Lepus europaeus isolate LE1 chromosome 20, mLepTim1.pri, whole genome shotgun sequence encodes these proteins:
- the LOC133749353 gene encoding oxidoreductase-like domain-containing protein 1, which translates to MGGLHLLAAPHDLAEPEGDVLLVRALGTGSSPPSAACWEGDPEGALWLCSWACAQRLLRSSWVLLGHRAQVPVPDGHRTLGTEPVEAGAGAARQPEASLPSGNPSESPYPLPPDLQPPTNCCMSGCPNCVWVEYADRLLQHYRDGGQRALVTLDRHVADENLKAFLKTEIQLRSSGAG; encoded by the exons ATGG GGGGTCTTCATCTCCTGGCGGCTCCTCATGATCTCGCGGAGCCGGAAGGGGATGTCTTGCTGGTCCGCGCCCTCGGGACCGGGAGTTCACCTCCGTCCGCGGCTTGCTGGGAAGGAGACCCCGAGGGAGCACTCTGGCTCTGCAGCTGGGCCTGCGCCCAGAGACTTCTCAGGAGCAGCTGGGTTCTCCTCGGGCACCGTGCACAAGTCCCAGTTCCTGATGGCCACAGGACGCTGGGGACGGAGCCCGTGGAGGCTGGAGCAGGTGCCGCCAGGCAGCCCGAGGCCTCCCTGCCCAGCGGAAACCCCTCAGAATCCCCCTACCCTCTGCCGCCTGATCTCCAGCCGCCCACCAACTGCTGCATGAGCGGCTGCCCCAACTGCGTGTGGGTGGAGTACGCAGACAGGCTGCTGCAGCATTACCGGGACGGTGGGCAGCGGGCCCTGGTCACCCTGGACCGGCACGTGGCCGACGAGAACCTCAAGGCCTTCCTCAAGACGGAGATCCAGCTGCGCTCCAGCGGTGCAGGCTGA